One window from the genome of Pseudomonas frederiksbergensis encodes:
- a CDS encoding glycosyltransferase: protein MSRVSIVIPMFNEARHIGRTLLAAQAAAHQAQLECELIVVDNGSDDHGPRIANELGARVLIVPGVHIGALRNLGAAVASGEWLAFIDADIEMPADWLKLLVEMEGRQGDVLGLDLDTPRQAPWFAQAWQRRSQRPGARPLHRVQWLPSANLLMRRTWFEQVGGFDESLRTGEDKDFSLRLRQAGAQLLLVNESLALHWGYEGSWLEWMSKELWRQGSHWQLLRSHGPSLRLLRFPALSIGAWCLDLLALAALLQGQARLGLTLLLVSTLPALLLSLRQSQRDPRLTLQLWALHGVRLHLTGAALLLNLCQWNVRRPARG from the coding sequence CATCGGCCGCACGCTGTTGGCCGCGCAGGCAGCCGCTCACCAGGCGCAGTTGGAGTGCGAGTTGATCGTGGTGGACAACGGCTCGGATGACCATGGCCCGCGCATCGCCAACGAATTGGGCGCACGGGTGCTGATCGTGCCCGGCGTGCACATCGGCGCCCTGCGCAACCTTGGCGCGGCGGTCGCCAGCGGTGAATGGCTGGCGTTCATCGACGCCGACATCGAAATGCCCGCCGACTGGCTGAAGCTATTGGTTGAAATGGAGGGCCGCCAAGGCGATGTATTGGGTCTTGATCTCGACACGCCCCGGCAAGCGCCATGGTTCGCCCAGGCGTGGCAACGCCGCAGCCAGCGTCCGGGGGCGCGCCCCTTGCATCGGGTCCAGTGGCTGCCCAGCGCCAATCTGTTGATGCGCCGCACCTGGTTCGAACAGGTCGGCGGCTTCGACGAAAGCCTGCGCACCGGTGAGGACAAGGATTTCTCCCTGCGCCTGCGCCAAGCCGGTGCGCAGTTATTGCTGGTGAACGAAAGCCTGGCCCTGCACTGGGGTTACGAAGGCAGCTGGCTGGAGTGGATGAGCAAGGAACTGTGGCGCCAGGGCAGCCATTGGCAGTTGCTGCGCAGCCATGGACCGAGCCTGCGCTTGCTGCGTTTTCCCGCCTTGTCCATTGGTGCGTGGTGCCTGGACTTGCTGGCGCTGGCCGCCCTGCTCCAGGGCCAGGCGCGCCTGGGGCTGACGCTGCTGTTGGTCAGCACGTTGCCCGCCTTGCTGCTCAGCCTGCGCCAGAGCCAACGCGACCCGCGCTTGACCTTGCAGCTGTGGGCCCTGCATGGGGTGCGCCTGCACCTGACCGGCGCCGCGTTGCTGCTCAATCTTTGTCAATGGAACGTCAGGAGACCTGCCCGTGGCTGA